The Sorangiineae bacterium MSr11367 genome window below encodes:
- the nusA gene encoding transcription termination factor NusA has product MALNQQNPAQPDLNLLQAIDMVAKDKGIDKTRLIKTVEEAILKAAQSAFGPTRELEARFNEDSGQVDLFQYMTVVEDVADEDREIAVEDAQRLGLEAELGEELGFQIFWHPSDAKKAAEQDKEFGDLLNVKQARTAFGRIAAQTAKQVLIQRVRDEERDLIFNEYKDRKGELIKGVVRRFEKGNNIIVDLGRTEGILPFREQTPRETYRPGDRIVAYVKDIDREARGPQVILSRSDPKLVEKLFEAEVPEIYEGIVRIVACAREPGARSKIAVTSRDADVDPVGACVGMKGSRVQAVVQELRGEKIDIVPYDRDPARFVCAAIQPAEVNKVIVDEADGRMELVVPDEKLSLAIGRKGQNVRLAHHLTGWRLDIISESKFKQMEEEAISALQQLDMVTEPVARSMYRLGFRALEELAEATEQELAAIPGLGGEEGAARMREAAESTMERLRQGRISAALSRTEPLSERERFLFVRGVGERTSQLLEEAGYRSVEDVNKEDEDKLAIKTGLGIKKARVIKQGAEQFLQNEWKVIDSARKEAVKAAQDSKTVVAPASKATL; this is encoded by the coding sequence ATGGCACTCAACCAGCAAAACCCAGCGCAGCCCGATTTGAACCTCCTTCAGGCCATCGACATGGTCGCGAAGGACAAGGGCATCGATAAGACCCGCCTCATCAAGACGGTGGAAGAAGCCATCCTCAAGGCCGCGCAGAGCGCGTTCGGCCCCACGCGCGAGCTCGAGGCTCGCTTCAACGAAGACAGCGGCCAGGTCGACCTTTTTCAGTACATGACGGTGGTCGAGGACGTGGCCGACGAAGACCGTGAGATCGCGGTCGAAGACGCGCAGCGCCTGGGCCTCGAGGCGGAGCTCGGGGAAGAACTCGGCTTTCAGATCTTCTGGCACCCCTCCGACGCGAAGAAGGCGGCGGAGCAGGACAAAGAATTCGGCGACCTGCTCAACGTGAAGCAGGCCCGCACCGCCTTCGGCCGCATCGCGGCGCAGACGGCCAAGCAGGTTCTCATCCAGCGCGTTCGCGACGAAGAGCGCGACCTCATTTTCAACGAGTACAAAGATCGGAAGGGTGAGCTCATCAAGGGCGTCGTCCGGCGCTTCGAGAAGGGCAACAACATCATCGTCGACTTGGGTCGCACGGAGGGCATCCTGCCGTTCCGCGAGCAGACCCCGCGCGAGACGTACCGCCCCGGCGACCGCATCGTCGCCTACGTGAAAGACATCGATCGCGAGGCGCGTGGCCCGCAGGTCATTCTTTCGCGCAGCGATCCGAAGTTGGTCGAGAAGCTGTTCGAAGCCGAGGTCCCCGAGATCTACGAAGGCATCGTGCGCATCGTGGCGTGTGCACGCGAGCCGGGCGCGCGTTCGAAGATTGCGGTCACCAGCCGCGATGCGGACGTCGATCCGGTGGGCGCGTGTGTCGGCATGAAGGGCTCGCGCGTGCAGGCCGTCGTGCAGGAGCTGCGCGGCGAGAAGATCGACATCGTGCCCTACGACCGGGATCCGGCGCGCTTCGTGTGCGCGGCGATTCAGCCGGCGGAGGTCAACAAGGTCATCGTCGACGAAGCCGACGGGCGCATGGAGCTCGTGGTTCCCGACGAGAAGCTGTCCTTGGCCATCGGCCGCAAGGGTCAGAACGTGCGCCTCGCGCACCACTTGACCGGGTGGCGCTTGGACATCATCAGCGAGTCCAAGTTCAAGCAGATGGAAGAAGAAGCCATCAGCGCCCTCCAGCAGCTCGACATGGTGACGGAGCCCGTCGCCCGCAGCATGTACCGACTCGGCTTCCGCGCCCTCGAGGAGCTGGCCGAGGCCACGGAGCAGGAGCTCGCGGCCATTCCGGGCCTCGGCGGTGAAGAAGGTGCGGCGCGGATGCGCGAGGCGGCCGAGTCGACCATGGAGCGTCTGCGCCAGGGCCGCATCTCCGCGGCGCTCAGCCGGACGGAGCCGCTCAGCGAACGTGAACGCTTCTTGTTCGTCCGCGGGGTGGGCGAGCGCACCTCGCAACTCCTCGAGGAGGCGGGTTACCGCAGCGTCGAAGACGTGAACAAAGAGGATGAGGACAAGCTGGCTATCAAGACCGGCCTCGGCATCAAGAAGGCCCGGGTCATCAAGCAGGGCGCCGAACAGTTCCTCCAGAACGAGTGGAAGGTGATCGATTCCGCCCGTAAAGAGGCCGTCAAGGCCGCACAAGATTCGAAGACGGTTGTGGCACCGGCTTCCAAGGCAACCCTTTAG
- a CDS encoding DUF448 domain-containing protein, with the protein MSKANPQQRGHGKAHGRTCVGCGEKDSPAAFVRLVLVEDHPGAAPKAEAGADTSRVLVDVGNSSFGRGAYVHARRSCLEKACKGGLSRSFKTRVVANAADIGSEIAAGSDRRLEGLLLAARRSGYLVLGADAVCELLEQRKDVVIVVARDTKTVVSRRPIAEAIAGGRAIAWGTKEGVGRLLGRDEVALVAVTSASIASELQAVFAQGDACRFSDDESEHRAVAGLGRVSAAVSEGR; encoded by the coding sequence ATGAGTAAAGCGAACCCCCAACAACGAGGACACGGAAAGGCGCACGGTCGTACGTGTGTCGGCTGCGGAGAGAAAGACTCTCCGGCGGCCTTCGTGCGCCTCGTTTTGGTGGAGGACCACCCTGGTGCGGCCCCCAAAGCGGAGGCTGGGGCCGACACCAGCCGGGTTCTCGTGGACGTGGGCAATTCGTCGTTTGGGCGCGGGGCCTACGTGCATGCGCGCCGGAGCTGTCTCGAGAAGGCCTGCAAAGGGGGGCTCTCGCGCAGCTTCAAGACCCGGGTCGTGGCGAACGCTGCCGATATCGGGTCGGAGATTGCGGCGGGCTCGGACCGCCGGCTCGAAGGACTTCTTTTGGCGGCGCGCCGTTCGGGCTATCTCGTGCTCGGGGCCGACGCGGTGTGTGAGCTACTCGAACAGAGAAAGGACGTAGTGATCGTCGTCGCGCGCGATACGAAGACCGTGGTGTCGCGGCGTCCGATTGCCGAAGCGATTGCGGGAGGACGCGCGATTGCCTGGGGCACGAAAGAAGGGGTGGGACGCCTCCTCGGTCGAGATGAAGTGGCACTCGTTGCGGTAACGAGCGCCAGCATCGCCTCGGAGCTGCAGGCGGTGTTTGCACAGGGTGATGCATGCAGGTTTTCGGATGACGAGTCCGAACACCGGGCGGTCGCAGGCCTCGGACGTGTGTCCGCTGCGGTAAGCGAGGGTCGATGA
- a CDS encoding ABC transporter ATP-binding protein, which produces MENAPVLAVSKLAKTFRKSFSSKTIEAVRGVSFEVGRGQVYGFLGPNGAGKSTTLKMITGLVAPTSGGAALFGAPFSHDSLRRVGFLPETPYVHPHLSPREFVTLCARLSDMRDPAARVSNALARTGVGDAIDRPARTLSKGTLQRVALAAALVHAPELLILDEPMSGLDPAGRKQVRDLVLEEKAKGNSVLLSSHVLSDVELLCERVCILRAGTVAFEGPLAGVLNETFRTEITLIENQKTDIIIAIGEAEIAGVLERALARGARVVSVTPKRETLEELFVRRAL; this is translated from the coding sequence TTGGAGAACGCCCCCGTTCTCGCCGTTTCGAAGCTGGCCAAGACCTTTCGCAAGTCGTTCTCGTCGAAGACCATCGAGGCGGTGCGCGGGGTCTCGTTCGAGGTGGGGCGCGGGCAGGTCTACGGCTTTCTCGGGCCGAACGGCGCGGGCAAGAGCACGACGTTGAAGATGATCACGGGCCTCGTCGCCCCCACGTCGGGCGGTGCGGCGCTGTTCGGGGCTCCGTTCTCGCACGACAGCCTGCGAAGGGTCGGATTCCTCCCCGAGACCCCTTACGTGCACCCGCACTTGTCGCCGCGTGAGTTCGTCACGCTGTGCGCGCGCCTGAGCGACATGCGCGATCCGGCGGCTCGCGTGTCGAACGCACTGGCGCGCACCGGCGTGGGTGACGCCATCGATCGCCCCGCGCGCACGCTGTCCAAGGGCACGCTGCAACGGGTGGCCCTCGCCGCGGCGTTGGTGCACGCACCCGAGTTACTCATTCTGGACGAACCCATGAGCGGACTCGATCCGGCCGGTCGCAAACAGGTGCGCGATCTCGTGTTGGAGGAGAAGGCAAAGGGCAACTCCGTGCTGCTCTCGAGCCATGTGCTCAGCGATGTCGAGTTGCTCTGCGAGCGCGTGTGCATTCTGCGTGCGGGAACGGTGGCATTCGAGGGGCCGCTGGCCGGTGTGTTGAATGAAACGTTTCGAACCGAAATAACGCTAATTGAAAATCAGAAGACGGATATCATCATTGCCATTGGTGAGGCCGAGATCGCCGGCGTGCTCGAGCGAGCTCTCGCACGCGGCGCGCGTGTGGTGAGCGTGACGCCGAAGCGCGAAACGCTGGAAGAGCTCTTCGTTCGCCGCGCGTTGTGA
- a CDS encoding sigma-54 dependent transcriptional regulator, with the protein MENSSDDRSSSPVVGTPPGGTPAAANRTTRHRAQNARGRILIVDDEANARAALSEILHEEGYATETAADGFKALGKLEEFSPDVILTDLKMPGLDGITFMDKARAAAPGAVFVVMTAFGTISSAVAAVKKGADNYLTKPLEFESLSAIVERAMEKARLLQEARQLRDRLRERNAFGLIVSDDPKMHEILELVAQVGPSRASVLIMGESGTGKELIAESIHAASPRVQKPFVRLNCAALAESLLESELFGHERGAFTGAVGRRDGRFKQADGGTLFLDEIGEIPLGTQVKLLRFLQERTFERVGGNETLKVDVRVICATNRDLQEEIKKGRFREDLFYRLNVVTINLPPLRDRRSDIPALASFFLRRYAAENGRNIEGISDEALERLASYAWPGNVRELENAVERAVVLCEGTQIEARHLPPTLVPQTQREGAPPIPGSTIADLERYAILKTLEACGGSTSKAAMLLGVSTRKIQYKLHEYGTSGTLGLPNATPASTRRERD; encoded by the coding sequence ATGGAAAATTCCTCAGACGACCGCTCCTCCTCCCCCGTCGTGGGTACCCCGCCCGGCGGCACCCCGGCCGCCGCCAACCGGACAACCCGTCACCGGGCGCAAAACGCGCGCGGACGCATCCTGATCGTCGACGACGAGGCCAACGCCCGCGCCGCGCTCAGCGAAATCCTCCACGAGGAAGGGTACGCCACGGAAACCGCGGCCGACGGCTTCAAGGCCCTGGGCAAGCTGGAAGAGTTTTCGCCCGACGTCATCCTGACCGACCTGAAGATGCCCGGGCTCGATGGCATCACCTTCATGGATAAGGCCCGCGCCGCGGCGCCTGGGGCCGTGTTCGTGGTGATGACCGCCTTCGGCACCATCTCCAGCGCGGTCGCGGCCGTCAAAAAGGGCGCGGACAACTACCTGACGAAGCCGCTCGAGTTCGAGTCGCTCAGCGCGATCGTCGAGCGCGCGATGGAAAAAGCGCGGCTGCTGCAGGAGGCGCGGCAACTCCGCGACCGTCTGCGCGAGCGCAATGCCTTCGGCCTCATCGTCAGCGATGACCCGAAAATGCACGAAATCCTCGAGCTCGTGGCCCAAGTGGGGCCGAGCCGGGCGAGCGTGCTCATCATGGGTGAGAGCGGCACCGGCAAGGAGCTCATCGCCGAATCGATCCACGCAGCCTCGCCCCGCGTGCAGAAGCCGTTCGTTCGGCTCAACTGTGCGGCCCTCGCCGAGTCGCTCCTCGAGAGCGAGCTTTTCGGCCACGAGCGTGGCGCATTCACCGGTGCGGTGGGCCGGCGCGACGGCCGCTTCAAGCAGGCCGACGGCGGCACGCTGTTCCTGGACGAGATCGGTGAGATTCCGCTGGGAACGCAGGTGAAGCTGCTGCGCTTCCTGCAGGAGCGCACCTTCGAGCGCGTCGGCGGCAACGAGACGCTGAAGGTCGACGTCCGCGTGATCTGCGCCACGAACCGGGATCTGCAAGAGGAGATCAAAAAGGGCCGCTTCCGCGAAGACCTTTTCTACCGCCTCAACGTGGTGACCATCAATTTGCCCCCGCTGCGCGATCGGCGGAGCGACATCCCGGCGCTGGCCAGCTTTTTCCTGCGCCGTTACGCGGCCGAGAACGGGCGCAACATCGAGGGCATCAGCGACGAAGCACTCGAGCGCCTGGCGAGCTACGCGTGGCCCGGCAACGTGCGCGAGCTGGAGAACGCGGTCGAGCGCGCCGTGGTGCTCTGCGAGGGCACGCAGATCGAGGCGCGGCACCTGCCGCCCACGTTGGTGCCGCAAACGCAGCGCGAAGGTGCACCGCCCATCCCGGGCTCCACGATCGCCGATCTGGAACGCTACGCGATCCTGAAGACGCTCGAGGCTTGCGGTGGCTCCACGTCGAAAGCCGCGATGCTGCTCGGCGTTTCCACGCGCAAGATCCAGTACAAGCTGCACGAGTACGGGACCTCGGGCACCTTGGGCCTACCCAACGCCACGCCGGCCAGCACGCGACGCGAGCGGGACTAG
- a CDS encoding ribosome maturation factor RimP — translation MDSNTNTTPSYDRERLKAVILPIVSAHGAELVDIELKTEQAGWVLRVYVEKLGSAESHASTRDAAVNLELCAHIARDLSPALDVADPIPHRYNLEVSSPGVERPLRDERDFARFAGEKARLKLKSATPEGQKVITGILGEPKEGVIPVEDGSRTYEVSLENIAAARLVFEFGPAPKPGSASSANKRGATKKPGKPAKHPSR, via the coding sequence ATGGACTCGAACACGAACACCACACCTTCCTACGACCGAGAGCGGCTTAAAGCCGTCATTTTGCCGATCGTGTCCGCACACGGTGCGGAGCTGGTGGATATCGAGCTGAAAACGGAGCAAGCGGGGTGGGTCCTTCGGGTCTACGTCGAAAAACTCGGAAGCGCCGAAAGTCATGCCAGCACGCGCGACGCGGCGGTCAATCTCGAGCTTTGTGCCCATATCGCGCGGGATTTGAGCCCCGCTCTCGATGTGGCCGATCCGATTCCGCATCGTTACAATCTCGAGGTCAGTTCCCCTGGCGTGGAGCGGCCGCTCCGTGACGAACGCGACTTCGCCCGGTTTGCGGGAGAGAAAGCGCGTCTGAAGCTAAAATCTGCGACCCCGGAAGGACAGAAGGTCATCACGGGCATTCTGGGGGAGCCCAAAGAAGGCGTGATCCCGGTCGAAGACGGATCCCGCACCTACGAAGTTTCACTCGAAAACATCGCTGCCGCGCGGCTGGTTTTCGAATTTGGTCCGGCACCGAAGCCCGGCTCCGCCAGCTCCGCGAACAAGCGCGGCGCTACCAAAAAGCCCGGAAAACCTGCCAAGCATCCTTCCCGGTGA
- a CDS encoding protein kinase — protein MAVTGPATKATQRGRMPNITKYEVIEEIGHGGMATVYRARDPRLCRDVAIKVIHRHLRDSVEIAHRFFVEAKAVAKLRHPNIVEVYDVSSPEEEEQYLVNELVRGRSLRKVLEAYGALPPEVGAQIAQELLAALAHAHAAGVIHRDIKPENVLIEFSGEDGRPNEGVKVKLTDFGIAKLLDSQGVTSTGQVLGSPAHMAPEQIEGGDVDARADVFGTGVLLYECLVGHLPFEGSNPAQVLRRVLEGIYPCAEHERPTVGKIWSQLLDRALHRNVEERFGDASQMREALGDELRRLNVTSASGDLDAWMTDPEAYRAKHDAAIVPRLCALAKASRQRGDAIAAAADYNRALAYAPQDQALLRIVATMHRAEERRRLMKRLAPVVLCAFACGAIAFFAVRAYRAPVVVDEVPAPSASASAFSETPSPSAMATEPGAAPSSSVVRAAVSGRVPVVNPPSASRPTAAKVPTRDIVFRSFMPQFGIQVAVDGEAPTEVEVGGHVTVDPQRHVLTFTCKKDACEPKQRVVVAGEGNEELEVALTIKPASLVVQGDVHASYTIQEQPTVMLRAGIQSRVPMNVSKITVHVVELPSGRTEPVTLSAGQQSEVVFGLATDE, from the coding sequence ATGGCGGTAACGGGCCCGGCAACGAAGGCCACGCAGCGCGGGCGGATGCCCAACATCACCAAGTACGAGGTGATCGAGGAGATTGGCCATGGCGGCATGGCCACCGTCTACCGTGCCCGCGATCCGCGACTCTGTCGTGACGTCGCGATTAAAGTCATTCACCGACACCTCCGGGACTCGGTCGAGATTGCGCACAGGTTCTTCGTCGAGGCGAAGGCCGTGGCCAAGCTTCGCCACCCGAACATCGTGGAAGTGTACGACGTCTCCTCGCCGGAAGAAGAGGAGCAGTACCTCGTCAACGAGCTCGTGCGCGGGCGGTCGCTGCGCAAGGTTCTCGAGGCGTACGGCGCGCTTCCGCCCGAGGTGGGGGCGCAGATCGCGCAGGAGCTGCTCGCCGCGCTGGCGCACGCGCACGCCGCCGGTGTCATCCATCGCGACATCAAGCCGGAGAACGTTCTCATCGAGTTCTCGGGCGAGGACGGGCGTCCGAACGAGGGCGTGAAGGTCAAGTTGACCGACTTCGGCATCGCCAAGCTGCTCGACAGCCAGGGCGTGACGTCCACCGGTCAGGTGCTCGGCAGCCCCGCGCACATGGCGCCGGAGCAGATCGAGGGCGGCGACGTCGATGCCCGGGCCGACGTGTTCGGCACGGGCGTCTTGCTCTACGAATGCCTGGTGGGGCACCTCCCCTTCGAGGGGAGCAACCCCGCGCAAGTGCTCCGCCGCGTGCTCGAGGGCATCTACCCGTGCGCCGAGCACGAACGCCCCACGGTGGGGAAAATTTGGAGTCAGCTTCTCGATCGCGCGCTGCATCGAAACGTGGAGGAGCGCTTCGGAGACGCCAGCCAGATGCGCGAGGCGCTGGGCGACGAGTTGCGCCGCCTGAACGTGACGAGCGCGTCCGGCGACCTCGACGCCTGGATGACCGATCCCGAGGCGTACCGCGCGAAGCACGACGCGGCGATCGTCCCGCGCCTGTGCGCGCTCGCGAAGGCGTCGCGCCAGCGCGGCGATGCGATTGCGGCGGCGGCGGACTACAACCGGGCCCTCGCGTATGCGCCGCAGGATCAGGCGCTTCTGCGCATCGTCGCGACGATGCACCGCGCCGAAGAGCGACGGCGCTTGATGAAGCGTCTTGCGCCGGTGGTCCTCTGCGCCTTTGCCTGTGGCGCCATCGCGTTCTTCGCGGTGCGGGCTTACCGCGCGCCCGTGGTGGTGGACGAAGTGCCGGCGCCGTCGGCCTCGGCGAGCGCGTTCTCGGAGACGCCGTCGCCGTCCGCAATGGCGACGGAGCCCGGCGCAGCGCCTTCGTCCTCGGTGGTGCGGGCGGCGGTGTCGGGGAGGGTGCCGGTGGTGAATCCGCCCTCCGCTTCACGTCCGACCGCGGCCAAGGTGCCGACGCGCGACATCGTGTTTCGCAGCTTCATGCCGCAGTTCGGCATCCAGGTGGCCGTGGACGGCGAGGCGCCGACGGAGGTCGAGGTTGGCGGCCACGTGACCGTGGACCCGCAGCGGCACGTGCTCACGTTCACGTGCAAGAAAGACGCGTGTGAGCCCAAACAGCGCGTGGTGGTGGCGGGGGAGGGGAACGAGGAGCTGGAGGTGGCCCTGACCATCAAGCCAGCGTCCCTGGTCGTCCAAGGCGATGTGCATGCATCCTACACGATTCAGGAGCAGCCGACGGTCATGCTCCGGGCCGGAATCCAGAGCCGCGTGCCGATGAATGTGTCGAAGATCACCGTCCACGTCGTGGAGCTGCCCTCGGGGCGCACCGAGCCGGTGACTTTATCGGCCGGACAACAGTCGGAAGTGGTGTTCGGGCTCGCAACGGACGAGTAA